The Fulvivirga ligni genome window below encodes:
- a CDS encoding DMP19 family protein has translation MTITKKSRQERTLYYVCILDMQILNGGIYQYFSNYGNSYNSEIIIALKTLNQIELASSFEEMCELTAKKFDEAEKSFKNFDNWYYSRNMQKSMDMYLKEYIIKNLTVFQTN, from the coding sequence ATCACAATTACTAAAAAATCTAGGCAAGAAAGAACCTTGTATTATGTATGTATTCTAGATATGCAAATATTAAATGGGGGTATCTATCAGTATTTCAGCAACTATGGAAACTCGTATAATTCAGAAATAATAATAGCCTTAAAAACATTAAATCAAATCGAACTTGCCTCCTCATTCGAGGAAATGTGCGAACTGACAGCTAAGAAATTCGATGAAGCTGAAAAAAGCTTCAAAAACTTTGATAATTGGTATTACTCTCGAAACATGCAGAAATCTATGGACATGTATTTAAAAGAATACATTATCAAAAATTTAACTGTTTTTCAAACCAATTAG
- the arr gene encoding NAD(+)--rifampin ADP-ribosyltransferase, with the protein MAEAKNNIKSATPFAQTYFHGTKADLKIGDFIEVGYSTNYQQHKKAKYIFLTATLDAAIWAAELSIGEGRGRIYLVEPTGEIENDPDLTDQKFKGNPSMSYRSTKPFRIVGEVTAWTGHDPEQVKAMRDRIRKLNEQGVNSLNDE; encoded by the coding sequence ATGGCAGAAGCAAAAAATAATATAAAATCGGCAACTCCCTTTGCCCAAACCTATTTTCACGGCACGAAAGCTGACCTGAAAATTGGAGATTTTATAGAAGTGGGCTACAGCACGAATTATCAGCAACATAAAAAAGCCAAGTACATATTCCTAACCGCAACGTTGGATGCGGCAATTTGGGCAGCTGAGCTTTCAATTGGAGAAGGTAGAGGAAGAATTTATTTAGTTGAGCCTACTGGTGAAATTGAAAACGACCCGGATTTGACTGACCAAAAATTTAAAGGTAATCCATCTATGTCGTATCGTTCTACAAAGCCATTCAGAATTGTTGGGGAAGTAACGGCTTGGACAGGTCATGATCCAGAACAAGTTAAGGCAATGAGAGACCGAATTAGAAAACTAAATGAACAGGGTGTGAATTCGCTAAATGATGAATAA
- a CDS encoding tetratricopeptide repeat protein: MNKKILFTIIPKGYWIILAVAVSFAAIGGEYLKLANIGINFLIFLIGLKLAILIHELGHLLFARIVGGTPRRMILGKGHKVAETRFKGVKIILNSNFNSGLAYAAFDNLKLIRLRLLSYSSGGFLTNFFVASILFLAFDFSTNASDGIQFSSAIVLANLLTGISVLIPHYSSYQGLRLYSDGLSILRIPFLKKSNLVELSSVNELLDAYDLFESKKYREAIAIYENFQAKTEGSKTANINLSIAYMKLGNYEKAVQLMEELLPLVNEERFAWLKNYIFNGIAWEYLLINKLDEADKYSELAYNANQNTEHIRGTRASVLIEKGKYEEGKNLLINDVDFNFPNSQTLAASIYVGLAFHELNEHKKAEKYVNFVEENLDLLDIDERTLYERSKEKWRYITDAKNEYAN, encoded by the coding sequence TTGAACAAGAAAATACTCTTCACGATCATTCCTAAAGGTTACTGGATAATCCTCGCGGTTGCAGTTTCCTTTGCTGCCATTGGAGGTGAATACTTAAAACTTGCGAACATTGGAATTAACTTTTTGATATTTCTAATTGGGTTAAAACTAGCTATTCTTATTCACGAATTGGGACATTTGTTATTTGCTCGAATTGTCGGTGGAACACCAAGAAGAATGATACTAGGTAAAGGTCATAAGGTAGCTGAAACCAGGTTCAAGGGGGTTAAGATTATTTTGAACTCCAATTTCAACTCTGGACTTGCATATGCTGCTTTTGACAATCTGAAGTTGATACGACTAAGGCTTCTGAGTTACTCTTCTGGAGGCTTTCTAACAAACTTTTTTGTTGCTTCTATACTGTTTTTAGCATTTGATTTTTCAACGAACGCTTCCGATGGAATTCAATTTTCATCTGCTATTGTCCTTGCAAATTTGCTGACTGGAATTTCTGTTTTGATTCCTCACTATTCGAGTTATCAAGGTTTAAGGCTTTACTCTGATGGTTTATCAATACTTAGAATTCCGTTTCTTAAAAAATCCAATTTGGTTGAGTTGAGTTCAGTGAATGAATTACTTGATGCCTATGACCTCTTCGAATCGAAAAAATATAGAGAAGCAATTGCTATTTATGAGAACTTTCAAGCTAAGACAGAAGGATCAAAAACTGCAAATATCAACCTCAGTATAGCGTACATGAAACTTGGCAACTATGAAAAGGCTGTTCAACTGATGGAAGAACTATTGCCATTAGTTAATGAAGAGAGATTTGCATGGTTAAAGAATTACATTTTCAATGGCATTGCCTGGGAATACTTGTTAATAAATAAATTAGATGAAGCGGACAAATATTCAGAACTAGCATATAACGCCAATCAGAATACGGAACACATCCGAGGAACGAGAGCTTCCGTTTTAATAGAAAAGGGGAAATATGAGGAAGGAAAGAATCTTTTAATCAATGATGTTGATTTTAATTTTCCTAACAGCCAAACTCTAGCCGCATCCATTTATGTTGGATTAGCTTTTCATGAACTCAACGAACATAAAAAGGCAGAAAAGTATGTAAATTTTGTCGAAGAGAACTTGGATCTTTTGGATATTGACGAACGAACGCTTTACGAACGATCAAAAGAAAAATGGAGATACATAACAGATGCTAAAAATGAATATGCGAACTGA
- a CDS encoding SMI1/KNR4 family protein — MTPTEKLKSILDNQYESEDGDAYKVDLLEGMDQTEIEQLKKTLPNQHLPTEIEELLKFSRGFEFYGLEEVRFDSFGHFGFEEVFPNSIQLAGDGFGNFWIQDIDSRGNWNQVYYVCHDPAVIVKHSDSLTQFIEHVDEFGRIGGESNLDTIHEQIVFDIWNEKVGIMERNEREYDFESTIELPEAFLIADLSNEPIKTGFAWGKFGANSKIIRPTDEPIWIVEKKIKKGFLSRFFNRSEK, encoded by the coding sequence ATGACTCCAACTGAGAAACTAAAATCCATCCTTGACAACCAGTATGAATCTGAAGACGGTGATGCATACAAGGTAGATCTGCTTGAAGGCATGGATCAAACTGAGATAGAACAACTCAAAAAGACTTTGCCGAACCAACACTTACCAACTGAAATTGAGGAACTTCTTAAGTTTAGTCGTGGCTTTGAATTTTATGGTTTGGAGGAAGTTAGATTTGACTCGTTTGGCCATTTCGGATTTGAAGAAGTTTTCCCGAACTCGATTCAACTTGCAGGAGATGGATTTGGTAATTTTTGGATTCAAGATATTGATTCTAGAGGCAACTGGAACCAGGTATATTATGTCTGCCACGACCCTGCCGTCATTGTAAAGCACTCTGACAGCCTAACACAATTCATCGAACACGTGGATGAATTTGGACGTATAGGCGGAGAATCAAACCTTGATACAATTCACGAACAAATCGTATTTGACATCTGGAACGAAAAGGTCGGAATAATGGAACGAAATGAACGTGAGTACGATTTTGAATCGACCATAGAACTTCCAGAGGCATTTTTAATCGCTGACCTATCGAACGAACCAATAAAGACAGGTTTTGCCTGGGGGAAGTTTGGTGCCAATTCTAAGATTATAAGGCCAACTGATGAACCCATTTGGATCGTTGAAAAGAAGATCAAAAAAGGATTTCTATCGAGATTCTTTAACCGAAGTGAAAAGTAA
- a CDS encoding DUF7660 family protein: protein MTRIQFIEFLEEFRNDLKKNKSNWENTTLEDFLEAMQAYTGDVQGFYDNMKMDINADEPSWENFKTILKGAAVYE from the coding sequence ATGACAAGAATTCAATTTATAGAGTTTTTAGAAGAGTTTAGAAATGACCTTAAGAAGAATAAATCCAATTGGGAGAACACAACTCTTGAAGACTTTTTAGAAGCAATGCAAGCTTATACAGGAGATGTTCAAGGTTTTTATGATAATATGAAAATGGACATAAACGCAGATGAGCCATCTTGGGAAAATTTCAAAACAATTTTAAAAGGAGCAGCGGTTTATGAATGA
- the aceA gene encoding isocitrate lyase: MTKEDQIEQIYSDWMSNPRWKNIKRPYTAEDVVALRGSVLVEHTLARLGAEKLWQKLNTQPFVAGLGALTGNQAIQEVTAGLEAIYLSGWQVAADANLAGEMYPDQSLYPADSVPKVVRNINNALMRRDQIQSVTGESNIDWMVPIIADAEAGFGGNLNAFELMKMMIEAGASGVHFEDQLSSAKKCGHLGGKVLVPTQEAINKLVAARLAADVMGTPTLLIARTDAEAANLITSDVDIRDHKFIKGIRTSEGFYEVHNGIKQGIDRALSYAPYADLLWMETSNPDLGLAREFAQAIHAKYPEQMLAYNCSPSFNWAAKLTVKEMESFREQLAEMGYKFQFITLAGFHALNTSMFELSRAYKQRGMAGYSELQEREFTLQADGFKAVKHQAFVGTQYFDTVQNIVQQGKSSTTAMTGSTEEAQFTQG; this comes from the coding sequence ATGACAAAAGAAGATCAAATAGAACAGATATATAGCGACTGGATGTCTAATCCTCGCTGGAAAAACATTAAAAGACCATATACAGCTGAAGACGTGGTGGCTTTACGCGGATCAGTGTTAGTAGAGCACACGCTGGCTCGTTTAGGCGCAGAGAAGTTATGGCAAAAGCTTAATACACAACCATTTGTAGCTGGTCTTGGCGCCCTTACCGGCAACCAGGCCATACAAGAAGTAACCGCTGGCCTGGAAGCCATCTACCTTAGCGGCTGGCAGGTAGCCGCCGATGCTAACCTGGCTGGAGAAATGTACCCTGATCAGTCGCTCTACCCGGCAGACTCAGTACCGAAGGTGGTGAGAAACATCAATAATGCTCTGATGCGCCGGGATCAAATCCAAAGCGTAACTGGTGAGTCTAATATTGATTGGATGGTACCCATTATTGCAGATGCCGAGGCGGGCTTTGGTGGTAATCTAAATGCCTTTGAACTGATGAAGATGATGATAGAAGCCGGAGCTTCCGGGGTGCATTTTGAAGATCAGCTGTCATCAGCTAAAAAATGTGGTCATTTGGGCGGCAAGGTACTGGTACCTACCCAAGAAGCCATTAACAAGCTGGTAGCAGCCCGACTGGCAGCAGATGTTATGGGTACACCTACCCTACTCATTGCCCGCACCGATGCTGAAGCCGCCAACCTGATCACCTCAGACGTAGATATTCGTGACCATAAGTTCATTAAAGGCATACGCACCAGCGAAGGATTTTATGAGGTTCATAATGGCATAAAGCAGGGCATTGACCGGGCATTAAGCTATGCTCCCTACGCTGACCTTTTATGGATGGAAACCTCTAACCCTGATCTTGGCCTGGCCCGTGAGTTTGCCCAAGCCATTCATGCGAAATATCCGGAGCAAATGCTGGCCTACAACTGCTCGCCATCTTTTAACTGGGCCGCTAAGCTCACCGTAAAGGAAATGGAATCTTTCAGAGAACAGCTGGCTGAGATGGGCTATAAATTTCAGTTCATCACCCTGGCGGGCTTTCACGCGCTGAACACCTCCATGTTTGAACTATCCAGAGCCTACAAGCAAAGAGGAATGGCAGGCTACAGCGAGCTACAGGAAAGAGAATTTACTCTACAGGCCGACGGCTTTAAAGCAGTAAAGCACCAGGCCTTCGTAGGCACGCAATACTTTGACACCGTTCAGAACATTGTACAGCAAGGCAAGTCCTCCACCACCGCCATGACAGGAAGCACAGAAGAAGCACAGTTTACGCAGGGATAG
- the aceB gene encoding malate synthase A: protein MSQHLAHPSIDQELEIRGELKGAYGEILTEEALAFLTQLHRQFNQPRLDLLKKRVDRQRLIDQGQLPNFLPETEHIRSGSWQVAPLPKDLLDRRVEITGPVDRKMVINALNSGAKTFMADFEDSNTPTWDNLIEGQINLRDAVKGDISYYNQAKDKHYALGEQTAVLMVRPRGWHLNEKHLLVDGEPMSGSLMDFGLYFFHNAKNLLAKGSGPYFYLPKMESHLEARLWNQVFLFAQQYLGLPKGTIKATVLIETITASFELHEILFELRDHSAGLNCGRWDYIFSYIKKLKKQPGMIMPDRAQITMTTPFMKAYSHAVIQACHSRGLHAMGGMAAQIPISHDPEANERALEKVRQDKLREARDGHDGTWVAHPALVKVAEEAFDQHMPSKNQIHITRHEADTSQKDLLEIPKGTITESGVRLNINVGILYIESWLRGQGAAALYHLMEDAATAEISRTQLWQWVHTQARTEDGQPITADLYHQLKREELTKIKNMLGADTFDQGRFEEAVQLFDQLVLTDELADFLTIPAYNLID from the coding sequence ATGAGCCAACATCTAGCACACCCATCTATTGATCAAGAATTGGAGATCAGAGGCGAGTTAAAAGGCGCTTATGGTGAAATTCTCACCGAAGAAGCACTAGCCTTTCTCACTCAGCTCCATCGCCAATTCAACCAACCACGGTTAGACTTACTTAAAAAGAGAGTTGATCGACAAAGACTGATTGACCAGGGGCAGTTGCCCAATTTCCTTCCTGAGACCGAGCACATTCGCAGTGGTAGCTGGCAGGTAGCGCCGTTACCCAAGGACCTTTTAGACAGAAGAGTAGAGATCACAGGTCCTGTGGATCGTAAAATGGTGATCAATGCCTTGAACTCCGGTGCTAAAACCTTCATGGCAGATTTTGAAGACAGCAACACACCAACATGGGACAATCTGATTGAAGGCCAGATCAACTTAAGAGATGCAGTAAAAGGAGATATTTCTTATTACAACCAAGCAAAGGACAAGCACTATGCTTTAGGCGAACAAACTGCTGTGCTGATGGTGCGACCACGAGGCTGGCATCTGAATGAGAAACATCTATTAGTGGATGGTGAACCAATGAGCGGCAGCTTAATGGACTTTGGTTTATATTTTTTTCACAATGCTAAAAACCTGCTAGCCAAAGGCAGCGGACCGTATTTCTACTTACCCAAAATGGAATCACACCTGGAAGCCAGGCTATGGAATCAGGTCTTTTTATTTGCACAGCAGTATTTAGGTTTACCCAAAGGTACCATTAAAGCCACCGTGCTAATAGAAACCATTACCGCCAGTTTTGAGCTGCATGAGATCCTTTTCGAGCTAAGAGATCATAGTGCAGGACTCAACTGTGGCCGCTGGGATTACATCTTTTCATACATTAAAAAGTTGAAAAAACAGCCCGGCATGATCATGCCAGATCGCGCACAGATCACCATGACTACTCCGTTTATGAAAGCTTATAGCCATGCGGTAATTCAAGCTTGCCATAGCCGTGGCCTTCATGCCATGGGTGGTATGGCAGCTCAAATACCGATCAGTCATGACCCCGAAGCCAATGAGCGAGCGCTAGAAAAAGTGAGACAGGATAAGCTTCGCGAGGCCAGAGATGGCCACGACGGCACCTGGGTAGCTCACCCCGCCCTGGTAAAGGTAGCTGAAGAGGCCTTTGACCAGCATATGCCTTCCAAAAATCAGATACACATCACCCGCCATGAAGCGGATACTTCACAAAAGGATTTATTAGAAATTCCGAAAGGTACCATTACAGAGTCTGGCGTGAGGCTGAACATTAATGTGGGTATTTTATATATCGAGAGCTGGCTGAGAGGTCAGGGTGCTGCGGCCCTGTATCACCTGATGGAAGATGCTGCCACAGCTGAAATCTCACGAACACAACTATGGCAATGGGTTCACACCCAGGCCCGTACAGAAGATGGGCAGCCTATAACGGCAGATCTATACCATCAGCTGAAGCGAGAGGAACTGACGAAGATCAAGAACATGCTTGGTGCCGATACTTTTGACCAGGGCCGATTTGAAGAAGCTGTGCAGCTTTTTGACCAATTAGTGCTCACTGATGAATTGGCAGACTTCCTCACTATTCCTGCTTATAATTTAATTGATTAA
- a CDS encoding helix-turn-helix domain-containing protein translates to MVTNNFSINHILGLKIRELRALKNLSFQELSNKTGLSISYLSEIEKGKKYPKGDKLMALANAFEVSYDALVSLQVSKKLQPVINLLNSDFFKEFPLEIFGLDPQKVVELLSQAPEKVNAFIHTVINIARNYEMRGEHFYLAALRSYQEMHDNYFEEIEQAVKSLSSEFPHLAQLPLKASVIENVLKEQFGITVSRDELSQEPTLRDLRSYYVEGKSRLLLNTGLTSSQEGFLLARELAFHCLKLKKRPLATPPLGGEAFDVVLNNYEASYFAAALIMPEDVLVEDISAAARLTKLDDQMLVKLLEKYNATPEMLMQRLTNLLPHHFGLKNLFFLRFVGTDNFNQYDLTKELHLSRAHSPHGNGLNEHYCRRWISIRLIKQLRSNSQLTNRAGMLSGAQISRYYGTNDEYLCLTLAFPNVSNPAESISVTIGFYIDEGLKKRIRFIEDPSIKSRIVNTTCQRCAWTDCEDRIAPPIQVEKQRALKETSEALERVGSLK, encoded by the coding sequence ATGGTCACTAACAATTTCTCTATCAACCACATACTAGGCCTCAAAATCAGGGAGCTGAGGGCTCTGAAAAATCTTTCTTTTCAGGAGCTTTCTAACAAGACAGGTTTGTCCATCTCTTATTTAAGTGAGATAGAGAAAGGGAAGAAGTATCCAAAAGGTGATAAACTGATGGCTTTGGCCAATGCTTTTGAAGTGAGTTATGACGCATTGGTATCATTACAGGTGTCTAAAAAGCTACAGCCGGTCATTAATCTCTTAAATTCAGATTTCTTCAAAGAGTTTCCATTGGAAATCTTTGGCCTTGACCCTCAAAAAGTGGTGGAGCTATTATCTCAAGCTCCTGAAAAGGTGAATGCTTTTATTCATACGGTGATTAACATAGCGCGTAATTATGAAATGCGAGGGGAGCATTTTTACCTGGCTGCTTTACGTTCTTATCAGGAAATGCATGATAATTATTTTGAGGAGATAGAGCAGGCGGTGAAGTCATTGTCATCTGAGTTTCCACATCTGGCGCAGTTGCCTTTAAAGGCATCAGTAATTGAAAACGTTCTGAAAGAGCAATTTGGAATTACAGTGTCTCGTGATGAGCTATCCCAGGAACCCACCTTGCGTGACTTGCGGAGCTATTATGTGGAGGGCAAGTCGCGTTTGTTGCTCAATACAGGTCTCACCAGTTCGCAGGAAGGATTTTTATTGGCCAGAGAGCTGGCTTTTCACTGTCTGAAATTGAAGAAGAGGCCACTGGCCACACCGCCGTTGGGTGGAGAGGCTTTCGATGTAGTGTTGAATAACTATGAGGCTTCTTACTTTGCTGCAGCCCTAATCATGCCTGAAGACGTGCTGGTAGAAGATATATCAGCCGCTGCCCGACTTACCAAGTTAGATGATCAGATGCTGGTGAAGTTGCTGGAAAAATATAACGCTACACCTGAGATGCTCATGCAGCGTTTAACCAATTTATTGCCCCATCACTTTGGACTCAAAAACCTGTTCTTTTTGCGGTTTGTGGGTACCGACAACTTTAACCAATACGACCTGACCAAGGAACTGCATCTTTCACGTGCACATTCACCCCATGGTAACGGCCTGAATGAGCACTATTGCAGAAGATGGATCAGTATACGATTGATTAAACAGCTAAGAAGTAATAGTCAGCTCACAAATAGAGCAGGAATGCTATCAGGGGCTCAGATTTCCAGGTACTATGGCACTAATGATGAGTATTTGTGCCTTACACTGGCTTTTCCAAATGTTTCAAACCCAGCTGAAAGCATCAGTGTAACCATTGGCTTTTATATAGATGAGGGCCTAAAAAAGCGTATCCGTTTTATAGAAGATCCATCCATAAAGTCGCGTATAGTAAATACCACCTGCCAGCGCTGCGCCTGGACCGACTGCGAAGATCGCATAGCCCCACCAATTCAAGTAGAGAAGCAACGAGCTTTGAAGGAAACTAGTGAGGCGTTGGAGAGGGTAGGTAGTTTGAAGTGA
- a CDS encoding NADPH-dependent FMN reductase yields MSKKLKIIGICGSASQNSGNLAILKFISECMKAEFDIQLIDDLAQFPHFRTELTTENTPEKISEFRNAVQEADGIIICSPEYVFSIPSGLKNVLEWCVSTTVFSDKPVALITASASGEKGHEELQLIMKTIQASFTEDSTLLIQGIKGKISKEGEILDQHTKIQLQDLVKSFNNLLR; encoded by the coding sequence ATGAGCAAAAAGTTAAAAATTATAGGAATCTGTGGTAGCGCAAGCCAGAACTCCGGGAATTTGGCAATACTAAAGTTTATTTCAGAATGTATGAAAGCAGAATTTGATATTCAGCTAATTGATGATCTTGCTCAATTTCCTCACTTCAGAACTGAGCTGACCACTGAAAACACACCAGAGAAAATCAGCGAGTTCAGAAATGCTGTGCAAGAGGCTGATGGAATAATTATTTGTAGCCCCGAATACGTTTTTAGTATTCCGAGCGGACTGAAAAACGTTCTGGAATGGTGCGTATCTACCACTGTGTTTTCAGATAAACCAGTTGCTCTAATCACAGCATCTGCAAGTGGAGAAAAAGGTCATGAGGAGTTGCAATTAATTATGAAAACCATTCAGGCATCTTTCACCGAGGATAGCACACTATTAATTCAGGGCATCAAGGGTAAAATATCCAAAGAAGGGGAGATTTTAGACCAGCATACCAAGATTCAGTTACAGGATTTAGTTAAGTCATTTAATAATCTATTGCGTTAG
- a CDS encoding GAF domain-containing protein: MLTTNERDRLKELDRYKISYTKPEEKLDKIIKIASLIFDTPIALITIIDEYNQWFKAKIGLSINSTKREESFCTLAIQSPNEVMVVEDATQDPRFSNNPLVTNDPFIRFYAGAPLITKNGHAIGTLCVIDRKVKQINKDQEDALVILAEQAMNYLNTRRIIKKQKKDLFTSNEKLFKLTENIPSTIFQLRQKKDNTISYDFLSLGDYILPENISLADLMANPELGFQLIHPDDRNLVQESLQKSYNNLENWYAEYRTVYQTKIKWFMVKAKPEKLKNGDVVWYGVYQDITDHVAYEEALEQIAFDISHILRAPVANLLGLSNLINYEQGMSEEELKAYAQHIKMVSEKLDIFTHELNLIYNGKLDTLTSNNTNRRSSSR; this comes from the coding sequence ATGCTAACTACTAACGAAAGAGACCGGCTTAAAGAACTTGATAGATACAAAATATCATATACGAAACCTGAGGAGAAATTAGATAAAATAATTAAAATAGCCTCATTGATTTTCGATACCCCGATAGCTCTTATCACAATTATTGACGAGTACAATCAGTGGTTTAAAGCAAAAATAGGCTTAAGCATTAATAGCACTAAACGTGAAGAGTCATTTTGCACATTAGCCATTCAATCTCCAAATGAAGTGATGGTGGTAGAAGATGCCACACAAGACCCCAGGTTTTCTAATAATCCATTAGTTACGAACGATCCCTTTATCCGCTTTTACGCTGGTGCTCCTTTAATCACAAAAAATGGACACGCTATCGGAACACTCTGTGTGATTGACCGAAAAGTTAAACAAATCAACAAAGATCAAGAAGATGCATTAGTTATCCTGGCTGAGCAAGCAATGAACTATCTTAATACGAGAAGGATAATTAAGAAGCAAAAAAAGGATCTTTTCACCAGTAACGAAAAGCTATTCAAACTTACCGAGAATATCCCATCTACCATATTTCAACTGAGGCAGAAAAAGGACAATACCATTTCTTATGATTTCTTGAGCTTAGGAGATTATATATTACCCGAAAATATATCTTTAGCAGACTTAATGGCCAATCCTGAACTCGGTTTTCAATTAATTCATCCTGATGATAGAAATCTGGTGCAGGAATCATTACAAAAGTCCTACAATAATCTTGAAAACTGGTACGCTGAATATAGAACGGTTTATCAAACAAAGATAAAATGGTTTATGGTAAAGGCTAAGCCTGAAAAACTTAAAAATGGAGATGTGGTATGGTATGGTGTTTATCAGGATATTACGGATCATGTGGCATACGAAGAGGCTCTGGAACAAATAGCTTTTGATATTTCGCATATTTTAAGAGCACCAGTGGCTAACCTGCTTGGCTTATCTAACCTGATAAATTATGAGCAAGGAATGAGTGAAGAAGAATTAAAAGCTTACGCACAGCACATAAAGATGGTCTCAGAAAAACTCGACATATTCACGCATGAACTGAATTTAATATATAATGGCAAGCTAGACACTTTAACCTCTAACAATACAAACAGACGTTCTTCATCAAGATAG